From Arachis stenosperma cultivar V10309 chromosome 2, arast.V10309.gnm1.PFL2, whole genome shotgun sequence, one genomic window encodes:
- the LOC130963154 gene encoding uncharacterized protein LOC130963154 produces MASEDSFLVLVHHRGSIKRKTRSGVKFMDKDPLCIIMSPATSYDGLVSSVLGKLGLEGVKRVKKFFYRIPITVLHHTVKYDCFTIGSDEDLQVMFFSRRKFPEMRTPELLAKFVDVVSSFGGSNRNANTIATAAGSSSRPAVASSSVPVYEAAIQPAASPSFAVDLANNVGDEVGYDEHHPTQLQCPPPAGVGEGLCDDPDDDEVEPDIIADESGNEVGASDPIRPTGGSSSGTNQYPPHFSSLDLDAMRQDEHLGQLAGFGARDTDGSAGMTEFQTYSIRRGVQYKVVESDYRRYVGKCSEFGNGCTWLIRLSLRQSKGIWEVKRYNGPHTCLATSISSDHRSLDYHVIATFIMPMVRADASVNIKVLLNAMAAHFGFRPTYRRVWMAKQKAVAIIYGDWDESYNELPRWVLEVQLTMAGTVAVLRTCPIRVGGQVDDSQAYFHRMFWTFPLVSKHFVIASRREFQHTPYGIPLVEGENAESWSFFLSHLRQHVTPQPGLLVISDRHNGIKAALEAPDGGWLPPSAYRAFCIRHVAANFALTFKGKDARRLLVNAAYAKTEVEFDYWFNILRSENPAMCDWAN; encoded by the exons ATGGCTAGTGAGGATAGTTTTCTAGTGCTAGTACACCACAGAGGATCGATTAAGAGAAAAACTCGGTCTGGGGTGAAGTTCATGGATAAGGATCCTCTATGTATCATCATGAGCCCCGCGACCAGTTACGATGGTCTCGTGAGCTCTGTGCTTGGCAAACTTGGTCTGGAAGGAGTGAAGAGAGTTAAGAAGTTTTTCTATCGCATTCCAATCACGGTGCTCCACCATACGGTGAAGTATGATTGTTTCACGATCGGGAGTGATGAGGACTTGCAGGTCATGTTTTTTTCTCGTAGGAAGTTTCCGGAGATGAGGACACCGGAACTGTTGGCTAAGTTCGTCGACGTGGTATCTAGCTTTGGTGGGTCGAACCGGAATGCCAACACTATAGCCACGGCGGCCGGTTCGAGCTCGAGACCTGCGGTTGCTTCTTCCTCCGTTCCAGTGTATGAGGCAGCGATCCAGCCTGCCGCCTCCCCATCGTTTGCTGTTGATCTCGCCAACAATGTTGGAGACGAGGTTGGATATGATGAACATCATCCGACTCAATTACAGTGTCCTCCACCGGCTGGTGTTGGCGAGGGATTGTGTGATGATCCAGATGATGATGAAGTCGAGCCGGATATTATCGCTGATGAAAGCGGCAATGAAGTTGGAGCGAGTGATCCGATAAGGCCTACTGGTGGTTCTAGTTCTGGCACAAATCAGTACCCACctcatttttcatctttggatctggATGCCATGAGGCAGGATGAACATCTTGGGCAGCTAGCTGGATTTGGCGCTAGAGATACCGACGGATCTGCCGGTATGACAGAGTTCCAG ACGTACAGCATCCGCCGAGGGGTACAGTACAAGGTGGTTGAGTCTGACTATCGTCGGTACGTGGGAAAGTGTTCTGAATTTGGGAATGGGTGCACATGGTTGATTAGGCTGAGCCTCCGACAGAGCAAGGGTATTTGGGAAGTCAAGCGGTACAACGGGCCGCATACCTGTCTCGCCACCTCCATCTCCAGCGACCATAGGAGCTTGGACTACCACGTGATAGCGACATTCATCATGCCAATGGTTAGGGCTGACGCATCCGTCAACATCAAGGTGCTTCTAAATGCAATGGCAGCACACTTTGGCTTCAGGCCTACATACCGGAGGGTGTGGATGGCGAAGCAGAAGGCGGTAGCAATCATCTACGGGGACTGGGATGAGTCGTACAACGAGCTCCCTCGGTGGGTCTTAGAAGTTCAGTTGACTATGGCTGGCACTGTAGCAGTCCTCAGGACCTGCCCTATTCGAGTTGGTGGACAGGTGGATGACTCTCAGGCTTATTTTCATAGGATGTTCTGGACTTTTCCCCTTGTATCGAAGCATTTCGTCATTGCAAGCC GACGGGAATTCCAACATACTCCCTATGGCATTCCACTAGTTGAGGGTGAGAATGCTGAGTCATGGTCCTTCTTTCTCTCCCACCTCCGTCAGCACGTGACACCTCAGCCAGGTCTGTTAGttatttcagataggcataacGGCATCAAGGCAGCACTTGAGGCACCTGATGGGGGATGGCTACCTCCGTCTGCATACCGGGCATTCTGCATTCGACACGTTGCAGCAAATTTTGCCCTGACCTTCAAGGGCAAAGATGCCCGGAGGCTTCTTGTGAACGCCGCATATGCGAAGACGGAGGTGGAGTTTGACTACTGGTTCAACATTCTGCGCTCTGAGAATCCGGCAATGTGTGACTGGGCGAACTGA